The proteins below are encoded in one region of Tursiops truncatus isolate mTurTru1 chromosome 12, mTurTru1.mat.Y, whole genome shotgun sequence:
- the LOC101318179 gene encoding trace amine-associated receptor 1: MMSFCHNIINISCVKSSWSNDVRASLYSLMVLIILTTVVGNLIVIISISHFKQLHTPTNWLIHSMATVDFLLGCLVMPYSMVRSVEHCWYFGEVFCKIHTSTDIMLSSASIFHLSFISVDRYYAVCDPLRYKTKINILVIFVMIFISWSIPALFAFGMIFLELNFKGAEEMYYKHIHCIGSCSVFFSKTSGVLAFLTSFYIPGSIMICIYCRIYFIAKGQARSIHDANQKFRIGLEEKNGISRSKERKATKTLGTVMGVFFTCWCPFFVCTVMDPFLDYTIPPILNDALIWFGYLNSTLNPMVYAFFYPWFRRALKMILFGKIFQKDSSRCKLFLELNP; encoded by the coding sequence ATGATGTCCTTTTGCCACAATATAATTAATATCTCCTGTGTGAAAAGCAGCTGGTCAAATGACGTCCGTGCTTCCCTGTACAGTTTAATGGTGCTCATAATTCTAACCACAGTGGTTGGCAATCTAATAGTTATTATTTCTATATCACACTTCAAGCAACTTCATACCCCAACTAATTGGCTCATTCATTCCATGGCCACTGTGGACTTTCTGCTGGGGTGTCTGGTCATGCCTTATAGTATGGTGAGATCTGTTGAGCACTGCTGGTATTTTGGAGAAGTCTTCTGTAAAATTCACACCAGCACTGATATTATGCTGAGCTCAGCATCAATTTTTCATTTGTCCTTCATTTCCGTTGACCGCTACTATGCTGTGTGTGACCCATTGAGATACAAAACTAAGATCAACATCTTGGTTATTTTTGTGATGATCTTCATTAGTTGGAGTATTCCTGCTCTTTTTGCATTTGGAATGATCTTTCTGGAGCTAAACTTCAAAGGAGCTGAAGAGATGTATTACAAACACATTCACTGCATAGGGAGTTGCTCTGTCTTCTTCAGCAAAACATCTGGGGTTCTGGCCTTTCTGACTTCTTTCTATATACCTGGCTCTATTATGATATGCATCTATTGTAGAATCTATTTCATAGCGAAAGGGCAGGCAAGATCAATTCATGATGCAAATCAGAAATTTCGAATTGGgttggaagagaaaaatggaatttcacgaagcaaagaaaggaaagctaCGAAGACTTTAGGGACTGTGATGGGAGTTTTCTTCACATGCTGGTGTCCTTTCTTTGTCTGCACAGTCATGGATCCTTTCCTGGACTATACTATTCCACCCATCCTGAACGATGCATTGATTTGGTTTGGCTACTTGAATTCCACTTTAAATCCAATGGTTTATGCATTTTTCTATCCCTGGTTCAGAAGAGCACTGAAGATGATTCTATTtggtaaaattttccaaaaagatTCATCtagatgtaaattatttttagaattaaatccATAG